The DNA window TAGAATCTCTCTGGCTTATACTTTTTATCTGGAGCAAACCATGCAAAGAATCACCACTTTAACCGCAGTACTTTTACTCGCATTTTCCATTTCGGCATGCGCAGACAACAACACTGCAAACAACGGTTCTGATAAAACCAAACAAACCCAAGTATCCCAATTAATCAAAATTGACCAAAAGGTCGGCACCGGAAAAGAAGCTGTTAGCGGTAAAATGGTTTCTGTTCATTATACTGGTTGGCTGTTTGACGCAAGCGCACCAAAAAACAGAGGAACGAAGTTTGATAGCTCCGTAGACCGAGGCGAGCCGTTTACCTTCCGCTTGGGTGGTGGCCAGGTTATACGTGGATGGGATGAAGGGGTTGCCGGAATGAAAGTTGGCGGAAAACGCACCCTGACCATACCACCAGAAATGGGTTATGGTGCCAACGGCGCAGGTGGGGTCATCCCTCCTAACGCAACACTGATTTTTGATGTGGAATTACTTAAAGCACAATAATCTACTGTTTTGGGGGAAGCGCAGAGAGTCGCCAGCAACTTTAAATTAGCCGCTCTTAGCGCATTTCCACAAAGAAGATCAGCTTGCACGCCGCATCGCACCACCTGCTTCTGCATGCCCACCACCATGACTGACAGGCTGGCTAAGTACCTCCGGCACTTCGAGTTTCAGCAGCTGATACAAATTGGTCAGATTTTCCCGGTATAACTTATCAAAACTTTCCACACTATTCTGTGGATTGTAGTCACCAAACCACCAGAACCAGTCAGAGCTTTCGCAATCTGACAATTGTTTATAAGCTGCCTCCTGCTCGGCTTGAGTCAGCCTACCACTAGCTATCACATGGTCAAAGCTTCGTTTTGCAGCGCATAACAAGTCCCAGGCACGGTTTTTATCTGTGGAGCCTATCCACGTTGAAAAATCACCATACACCCAACTACCTGCAACCAATCCAGGCAAATTACCCATTTTCGCAAAGTGACCCGAACCAGCCTTGCTTGTAGCCGTAGATTCAGACTTCTCAGCAGCATCCAGATAATCTTTGAATGTTGTCATGTTGATAGATGGATGTGCTGATAAAGCCTCATAAAGTTCAGACAGGAAAAAATACCCATTGTACGGATAATATTCCCATGCATTTTCTCCATCCAGAATCACACTGACAACAGGGTTTTCGCCTTGTGGCGCTTGTTCAAGGATCCCTTCCAGAAGATGAACAAAATTATTAACGGCATCGCGCCCATACCATTTTGCATACTCAAAGCCAATCAAATCCGACAAATGATCATCACGGAAAAAGCAGGTCACTTTATTTTCCTGACCAGTCACTTGATAGGGTCGATATAAATACTGTTTTTTCTCAGGTGGGGGTGAGCCAGGACTTGCTTTACGCAAGCTGCTTACCAGCACACCCTCGCCGGTAGCCGTCCAGCGAACACCAAAATGTGCCAGCAAATTGAGCAACGGGTCAGAAACACCCCCTTCTGCAGGCCAAAAACCATGAGGCTTTTCACCAAATCGCGCCTCATGGCTTGCTATGGCGGACTCAATATGAAATGCAACCCGGCTTTTACCTCCGGGATAAGTTGGCGATTCTGGCAAAGCAACATCGGGAGTGCATTCCCTTGCCGCCTTAAAATCTATTAATAGGGGTGCGATGGGATGATAATGGGGGGTACTGGATAATTCAATCCGCCCAGCCTTAACTAAAGCTTTATAGCGTGGAATAAGACCGCGCATCAGATTACCAATTAAATCGTATAGCCCCATACGATCGCTATAGCTAAAATGTTCACCCTTGGCCATAAGTTGCGTTACCAGTACGTGTTCACGCCGGACACTCTCTCCCGTCCATGCCAGGTGATACCATACCAGCAGATCGGCCAGGTATTGCCCGGAAAGGTAACTCATACAGGCTTCACCCTGCTCGTCTATCACATTAAAAAAATCTTGCAGACGTTTATAGGATGGAAAAGGGTGGACCATGGTCACATGATTGCAGCGAAAGCATTTTTCCAGAATCAGTTCACGCTGAGCATCGCTAAGCGAATTCATATCTTCATGCGCCAGCAAACCAAGTAAAGGGTCCGACATCTTTTTGCTGTCAAAATCTGCTACATACGCTTCCAGTTGGTCCAGCAAAATAGGGACAAAATTGAAAACCGCTTTTGATTTTGGACTTTGCTCCAGGTGATACACCATATCCGTATAATCTTTTATGGCGTGAAGATAAGTCCAAGGCAACTCAAATTCGCCTGACATATAGTTGCGATAATCCGGCTGGTGCATATGCCAGCAAAGGATAAGGTTCAGCTTTCTGTCTTGCTTAGCAGTCATAATCTATACGCCTGATTAACGATCATATTTCAAATGACGAATGCAGAATCAGCGAACATGGTGGACAGGTTGGCCCAGCATTTCCGGTGTAATCAGCACAATTCCTTTTTCTGTAACATGGAAGCGTTTTGCATCTTCAACAGGATCCACCCCAGCCACCAACCCATCTGGAATAATACAACCCTTATCAATCAGCACTCGCTTCAAATACACATTCTGGCCAATTTTCACATCCGGCAGCACCACAGAATCCACGACTTCTGAAAAGCTCATTACATATACATTGGAGAAAAGCAGTGATCGGGTAATTTTGGCACCACTGATAATGCACCCACCTGAAACCATGGAATCTACTGCCATACCCCTTCTTTCTTCATCATCGAAGATGAATTTAGCAGGGGGCAGCTGCTCCTGATAAGTCCAGATCGGCCACTTTTTATCGTATAAATTGAGCGCAGGAGTCACCTTGGTCAGCTCCATATTCGCTTCCCAAAATGCATCAACAGTACCCACATCACGCCAATAGGGCACATCGTCAGGTTTGCAGACGCAACTCTCACTGAAGGGGTGGGCAACTACTTTATATTTCTTGACCAAATGAGGAATAATGTCTTTACCAAAGTCATGAGACGAATGCCGAACATCAGCATCCCGAATCAGTTGTTCATATAGAAATTTGGCATTGAAAATATAAATACCCATACTTACCAGGGCGTTATCCGGATTGTCTGGCATGGGCGATGGATTTGCCGGTTTTTCATTAAAATCGATGACACGATTATCTTTGTCTACCGTCATGATGCCAAATGCCGATGCTTCAGCCAGCGGTACTTCAATACAAGCAACCGTCATATCTGCCTCATGAGACACATGATAGGCAAGCATCTCGCCATAATCCATTTTGTAGATATGATCCCCGGCCAAAA is part of the Sulfurirhabdus autotrophica genome and encodes:
- a CDS encoding FKBP-type peptidyl-prolyl cis-trans isomerase: MQRITTLTAVLLLAFSISACADNNTANNGSDKTKQTQVSQLIKIDQKVGTGKEAVSGKMVSVHYTGWLFDASAPKNRGTKFDSSVDRGEPFTFRLGGGQVIRGWDEGVAGMKVGGKRTLTIPPEMGYGANGAGGVIPPNATLIFDVELLKAQ
- a CDS encoding glycoside hydrolase family 57 protein, producing MTAKQDRKLNLILCWHMHQPDYRNYMSGEFELPWTYLHAIKDYTDMVYHLEQSPKSKAVFNFVPILLDQLEAYVADFDSKKMSDPLLGLLAHEDMNSLSDAQRELILEKCFRCNHVTMVHPFPSYKRLQDFFNVIDEQGEACMSYLSGQYLADLLVWYHLAWTGESVRREHVLVTQLMAKGEHFSYSDRMGLYDLIGNLMRGLIPRYKALVKAGRIELSSTPHYHPIAPLLIDFKAARECTPDVALPESPTYPGGKSRVAFHIESAIASHEARFGEKPHGFWPAEGGVSDPLLNLLAHFGVRWTATGEGVLVSSLRKASPGSPPPEKKQYLYRPYQVTGQENKVTCFFRDDHLSDLIGFEYAKWYGRDAVNNFVHLLEGILEQAPQGENPVVSVILDGENAWEYYPYNGYFFLSELYEALSAHPSINMTTFKDYLDAAEKSESTATSKAGSGHFAKMGNLPGLVAGSWVYGDFSTWIGSTDKNRAWDLLCAAKRSFDHVIASGRLTQAEQEAAYKQLSDCESSDWFWWFGDYNPQNSVESFDKLYRENLTNLYQLLKLEVPEVLSQPVSHGGGHAEAGGAMRRAS
- the glgC gene encoding glucose-1-phosphate adenylyltransferase, encoding MQKDLPRFVSLLTKNTVALILAGGRGSRLKQLTDWRAKPAVPFGGKFRIIDFPLSNCLNSGIRRVGVITQYKAHSMIKHIQRGWGFLRGEFNEFVELLPAQQRLEADWYKGTADAVYQNMDIIRAYEPEHVLILAGDHIYKMDYGEMLAYHVSHEADMTVACIEVPLAEASAFGIMTVDKDNRVIDFNEKPANPSPMPDNPDNALVSMGIYIFNAKFLYEQLIRDADVRHSSHDFGKDIIPHLVKKYKVVAHPFSESCVCKPDDVPYWRDVGTVDAFWEANMELTKVTPALNLYDKKWPIWTYQEQLPPAKFIFDDEERRGMAVDSMVSGGCIISGAKITRSLLFSNVYVMSFSEVVDSVVLPDVKIGQNVYLKRVLIDKGCIIPDGLVAGVDPVEDAKRFHVTEKGIVLITPEMLGQPVHHVR